GGCAACAGAAAGGACATTCCCTGGCTTCGACCGCCCGGACTACGTTCAGCCTGAGATTCCTACCACTGCCACCGAGCCCATACAGGACACCACCATCACCGTCGGTGCGGACGTCTCCGGGAAAATCATGCCTGAGGGCTTAGCGGGATTGTCCTTGGATACCGACCACCTTGTCGACATGCAGATGAACCCTGACCAGTCGAACCTTGTGGATATCCTGAAGATGTCAGGCAATCCAGTTATTCGTTTTGGCGCACAGGCCGTTGACCGCAAATTTTTCTGGACGTCCACGGATGAGCTCATCCCGAACTGGGAAGTCGTCCCCAGCTACCCCAAAGACATCCGCAAAGTGGTCAAAGTAACCCCCGAGGTTCTGACGAACCTGAAACATCTCCTCGACCGAGGTAACGCCCGAACTCTGCTGGCTGTGGACATGGGCCATTACGACCCAGAACGGGCTGCGGACTTCGCAAAGTATGCCCACCAAATCCTTGGCGACCGTCTGGTAGGTATCAGTCTGGGCAACGAACCCAACGGCTACAACCGGGTTGAGAACAAATACCTGGCTCTGCGACCTGCTGCCTTCACCTTAGAAGACTGGGCTGTAGAAGCCCGTGCATACTCTGCCGCAATAGCCGCAGCAGCCCCTGAGGTGAAAGTGGTTGGACCCGAAGTTTATAACGATGCCTGGTGGAAAGATTATATAGCGCTGAATCTACCGAACCAAGGTGCTTTGACTTATCACAACTACCCATTACACGAATGCAGTGACGCCGCAAATTCAGACCGAGCGCGGACCATTCCTATCCTCCTCTCGCGTCAGCTCAGTGACGACAGCGCCGCCTACGCGGCATCTGCAGTGAAGGCCGCGGCAGGTCACAATGTTCCGGTATGGAACTCGGAAGCGAACATTTCCGCGTGTCCCGGCTCCAACCAAACACTCAAGACTCACGCTTCCGCGTTGTGGACTGTCAACTATGCGATGCGCTCGGCGGCTGAAGGCGTGACCCAGCTAGATTTCCACGGAGGCCTCGAGGCGTGCAAAGGCGGCGCACCGGGCTCGCCGTTGTGTGACAGTGGTCCGTACCGCCAACCCAACGGCATAGTGACCATGCGTCCGCAATACTACGGAATTATGATGGTCAACAAACTAGGTTCCGGAGATTTCCTGAAATCCCAAGTAGACGGTAATAAGAACATCTACGCCTACCCGGTAAAGCACGCTGACGGCACCATGGGTGTCATGGTCATCAATCAGAATGACCCGCAGAAGCAGACGTCGGTTAACATAACCCTAAAACTGCCGCAGCAGGCCGCCACCGGTACCATGACCCAGTTGGCTGGTCCTGAACTCGCCGCTCAGGACCAGACACAGATTGACGGCCTTGAGTCTGCAGGCCAGACTGCAGAAGAACAGGGAAAATTCCCGGTTTCAAGCCCGGCCAGAAGTCCGTTTCTGTCCCACTAAACTCCGGAACCGCGACTATCTTGAACTTCACGTTTTAGGTAACAACTCCAAGATTGAACGGCAACGGCGGCCCTCCCAAAGGGTGCCGTCGTCGTGGCTCAAATCTATCTCCTTTCATCTGTTGACACAGAGCTGTCACCTGCTCCCGTTAGAATGGGCCGATGCCCGCACTCCACATGCCCCGTAAAAAAACCATCTTCATTGCTGGGGCAGTCCTCGCGGCACTCTTCCTCGCGTGGCTCCTTACGGCTTATCAGCTGTTTTACAACGTCCATACCACTCCGGCAAAAAAAGCTGATGCGGTGGTTATGTTGGGAGGGGCCAGCAAAGAACGTTTACTGGATGCGATGCTGCTACGCTCCGAACTTGGAGCCAAATATTTGGTCATCTCACAGACAGACACCCCCGGCAATGCAAGCGCGGATGAGTACTGTGACACTCACAGCAACGAAGCAATCTATTCCGACGTTGTGTGCTTTACCCCTTCCCCAATGGACACAAGAGGTGAGGCGACTGCACTGGGTAAATTGGCCACACAACACCACTGGAAAACAATGACCGTAGTGACCTCCAGATACCACATCGAACGGGCTGGGGTCCTAATGAGTCAATGCATCAATGCCGAGGTCACCATGGCATCCACCACCCCGCAATTCTCCACCTGGCAGTGGTTGCGCCGCTTTGTCATTGAGACGGGTGGTCTCCTCGAAGTCAATTTACAGCCGCAGTGCGGGGCCACATTGTCCGGGTTAGGATTGACCAGCTAGTCCTCCGACTACGTGGACTACCGAAAGGAAACATATGTCCGACTCTGTACCCCGGACGTCGCTAGAAGGGCGGCCAGTAGAGATCAACCCAGCCTCATCAGCTGGCCGGCACATGAATCAGCCGTTGAGATCTACTATTTCAGCCAGCTGGGAGACCAACCGAGAACCCACAATCAACTTAGTCGCTAAGTGGGAAGCTGAGTACGGATCGACTCAGCTAGCTTGTGCCTCCAATGAGCTAATGAATCACATTACACCGACAGCAATATCAGAGAGCTCACCGGCGGAAATATCCGCTGTTGCGGAAAAAATGAAGCTGCTCGATGAACGTCAACGCCAACATCGCCGCAAAAAACGCGTAGCACTTCTCGTCATAGTGACGGTACTCGTCTCTATTCCAGCGTTGTTGATTGCTTTACTTTTCTTCGTCTGACGTACACTCTGATGAGGTCTGCCCATCAAAGTGAGGAAATATCCGTGCTCCGTATCATGCCCATATTCGGCACCCGTCCCGAGGCTATCAAAATGGCTCCGATCGTATCGGCCTTTCATGCAGATGACCGCTTCGAATGCATTGTCACAGTCACTGGGCAACATCGCGAAATGCTTGACCAGGTCAATGAATTATTTGGGATTGTTCCCAACCATGATCTGAATATCCTCCAGCCTGGCCAGACCCTGTCGGATATCTTGACCCGCACCATCAATGGACTCGATAGACTTCTCGCCGCCGAAAAACCCGACGCAGTGGTGGTTCAGGGAGACACAACTACTTCTACGGCTGGCGCCATTGCAGCTTTCTACCGCGGCATTCCCGTGATACATGCGGAAGCGGGCCTGCGTAGCCACAACCTGCACTCTCCCTTTCCCGAGGAGGCAAATCGTAAAATTACGACTCAGGTGGCCAGTCTGCATTTAGCCCCAACCAGCACAAGCAAAGCTAACTTACAGGCCGAGGGAGTCAATGAAGCCGATATTGTTGTCACAGGCAATACTGTTATCGACGCACTCTTGGCTACTGTGGGCAAGGAGATCGCTTTCACCGATCCTGTCCTGGAAGAACTTGCTTCGAGCGGCAAGAGGATTCTGCTAGTCACAACTCACCGTCGCGAAAACCAAGGCGACGCGATGCGCGGTGTGGGAAGAGCGTTGGCTCGAATCGCCAAATCAGATCCTGAACTTGTCATCGTGCTCCCGGCTCATAAAAATCCAGTGGTCCGGGAGGCTGTCCTGCCTGCAATTGAAGGACTCACTAACGTGATCATCACCGAGCCACTAGCTTATGGTGAGTTTACCCGAATGCTTTCTTTAGCAACTGTTGTATTGACCGATTCAGGTGGCGTCCAGGAAGAAGCTCCTAGCTTAGGTAAACCCGTCCTGGTCATGCGAGATAACACCGAGCGCCCGGAAGCCGTTGTGGCTGGGACCGTCAAGCTTATCGGAACAGATGAAGAGCGCATCGTCGAAGAAACAACACGGCTATTCCAAGACGCTGAGTACTTTGAGTCAATGGCATCAGCAGTAAACCCCTACGGTGATGGTCTCGCTGCCTCACGAACAGTAGCAGCAGCCGCACAACTCCTAGGCGTCGGTCAGCGAACACAGGAATTTATCTCCTAAGACTTTATGATGTGATGTTAGTTCCGCATACCCAGATGGAACGCTCGAGTGCACGGAATGAGTAATCGAGCGTTCCATCTCATAACGATCAAACCACAATAATCCTCGAAGCATAAGTAGGCTCGCTGCGAGAGATTCAACGAGTAGTCGCTGATGGTAAAGATCACCCGTTACAGATGCCTGAAAGTATAAATGTATAAAATAGACGTCTCGCACGCATCCATTTCAACTTCGAGCATTGCAGTTCTCCGAATGAAATCACGGATTACAGGCGCGATCAAGAGCAAAAAATTGCCTTCGCAATCTTCGATAATCATTAGTGCTGATGAACTTCCAGATACAGAAAACAACACTGTAGCTTGGATTGAAGAGCATCTTGAGCATGACCTACGGAAAGAGATAAGCCCACGAATCCGGCTTTCAAGTCTCAGGCAGATAGTCAAAGTTGAAAATTGGCTAAGAACCCCGAACACGGATTGTAAAGAAGCTGAATCTCTCGCCATGGCCGAGATTCTACACTACTGGGATTTCATGGGAATCGTCTCGTTAGAGAATCGTGCGACTCGAATAGTGAATGATACGCTTCGACGTCTCCAAAGAGTCAAAAGTATTAAATCAAATTCAAGACTCATTTCGGTTTGCACCAAATATCGTGGATCGACTCCACTTCAAAATTCCCTACCCGGAAATATTATTAGTGGCTTGGAGTCTCTCATTGAACTCCATAATATATTGGTTGCAGATCCTCTTCGCGTTAAAAACATTATAGTTCATCCATCCAATCAACGATGCAGCATACTGCCCGATAGTACACGTAAAGCCTTAGAAAAATCGGCTACTTACTTGAGAGCTGAATCAGACAACACTACAATGGGCCGAATTATTCAAGGCTATATAAGCAGCCTAGTAAATAATCGGAAACAAGCCCACCAAACTATGTTAGCTGCGATATCTTCACAGCCATCACTTGTCATCTCATTCGGATTGGATTTGGGTGCAATTACTTATGGTTTCAGTTCGACGGACATATCATATGAGCCAGCGGCGATATCGTGGCACTCCGAAGAACCTATATCAAACACTGGAATAACCATTCTATATTCTGGAAATATTCCTTTTCTCCGTCGCTATCTTGGACGAATATTCTATTACCTCATAGCTCAGCCAACATTGTCGACACATATACACATAGTCGCAGACAACATGGACGCCACCGCATTTATTATTGAGGCTAATAGGCTGCTCAGTAACTTATTTGAGTTCTCGCACCGGGAATCAGTTCGGCCTTATATTTCTTGGTCGTCTCAAACTCCTCCTCGAGAAGTTGGAAATCTTATTACTTATTATGCATGTGCACGTTATTTAGTCGCTGACGAAGTTATGAAAAGATATAATACGTCCATATGGATTCAAGATGTAGATTTATTTCCTACTGCGCCAACTATTTCAGCTAATCACAGGCTTCAAGAATACGATGTTGCTCTTGTAGAGTCAGGTGGTCTCAATTTCTTAGCTCCCTGGCGCCGTTATCTTGCTGGTAATGTTTATATTAGTCAGAGTGATAACGGCCGAGATTTCTTGAAATATACCGTAGAATATATCATTTCTTTTCTTTCCGTGGAAGACAGTTGGATGCTTGACCAGAATGCCTTAGACTGGGCGATTGAAAAATCGTCTACAGATACCCTAATAGGAAATATGAAATTCCTAGACATTCATCTAACGCAAACTACGATGAATGCTACTATCGAGAGTTAGCAGCAACTTCGTGATTAGCTGTGCGAGTAAATGTGGCTCTTCGTAATTAGGCATGGTTGGTGGGTTTGATCCGGTACCGGCGGTGGTCTCCGGCACTGAGCAGATTGCGCAACCGGTAGTTCGAGAAGTTCCTAAACCCACGAGCAATCCTGCGGGTGGTTTCGATGACTCCGTTCACGGCCTCCGTGGGACCGTTCGAGGCCCCTTGGGTTTTGAAATATGTGAGTATTTCTTGCCGCCATGATTTCAAGGTCCGCCCGAGCCTAGCGATTTCCGGGATCGGGCACGACGGGAAAGACGTCAAGGCTTTGGCCACGAGCTCCCGTCCTTTTTCTGGCGGTGCGTGGTAGATGGCCCGGACTTGTTGGTAGCACTGCCAAGCGAGCGTGACTTCATGTTTTGGATCCCCGGCCTCGAGCTTCTCGTTCAACCGGTCAATCTGCTTCTCGCTCAAGTGCTCAGCCCCGATCTGTAGGGAACGGCGGATCTGAAACAGCGGATCGCCCTTGCGGCCGCGGTGCCCGAGGATGCCTTGCTGCACCCTGCGGCGAACGTCATCAACCATTGTGGAGGCAAGTTTCACCACATGGAAAGCATCAAGGACCTGGATCGCATCAGGCAGCTCGTCACGGATCGCGTTGGCATAGCCACGGAACGGATCCAAGATGGCAACCTTGATTCCTGCCCGGAATTCCGGGCTCTGGGCTTTGAGCCAGTCTGCGTATGTTTTCCCTGACCGGCCCTCGACCAGGTCAAGCAGCCGGGCATGCACGACACCGTGGGCGTCGCGGGTGTGGTCAATAATGCCAGTGACCATGCCCGAACCCGGAAAGCCGGTATGAACCCAGACATGCTCATCAACACCCAACGCATCCACCCCCGCCAACCGCTCACTCATGCTGGTGCGGCGTTCCGCTTCAGCCTTCACCGGCTTCCAGAGGGTGTGCCAGGAAACACCGAGCTGGTAGGCAAGGGCTGAGACCGAGGTGTCGAAGCGGGAGAGCGCATCAGTGGCACAAGTGATCGCGCGGGTGGTCAGTTTCGCCTTTACTGATGCCAATTCATGGGTCTCTGTGAAGGTCCCGGCAGGGCAGTGGGGGTCAGCGCAGCGCCATATTCGTTTGGCCCAATCTAGCCGGACCGGGCGGCCATGATCCGGAGTGTCATGCAGACGCACCACGCGCCGGCCGTAGCCAATAGCCACGACCCCACAGACCGGGCAGCCAGTGAGACTCTGGTCGGTTTCAACAGTGATGATTTGCTCGCGGGCGGTGTTTTCCACGGCAATGACGTGGATACCTGGAACATCTAGGAGAGCGTCGGCACGCGCACGCCAGCCCGGGCAACAAGTAGCATTATTCATGTCAGGGTTTCTTGTGAAAGTTTTTCTTAGTCGATAACCATTCAAAGAGACCCTGATGTCTCTCTCCTGCAGCCACGCCGCGCCAAGACGATTGAGGCAACGCCACATAACGCACATGGCCCGCGGAACTTCTCGAACTACCGGCTGCGCAATCTGATCAGTGCCGGAGGCCACCGTCCGTACCGAATCAAACCCACCAACCATGCCTAATTACGAAGAGCCGGTAAGGTAGCCTTAGTTAGCATGAAATCCGATTTAAAATAACGGAAGCGGAGAGACAAATTGATCGCCCATGACTTACCGGCCCCAGTTTGCCTAACCGTAGACGCAAAGACTGTTCTTATCGCCGCCCCCTCAGTCAACGACCATATTGGCCGCGTCATACGGACGACAAATCAATTTTACGAGGCGGAACTCTTGGCGGTCGTGGGCGCTCTCCTCAAGCCGGGCGATCTCGTCGTTGACGCAGGTGCGAATATTGGGAATCATTCCCTCTACTTTGCAGGAATTCGTGGCTGCAAAGTGGTCGCATTCGAACCGATTCCCCAGACTGCTAAAGTCCTCAAGCACAATATTGAAATCAATTTCTTAGACGAGCTAATCGAGCTGCGTAATCGTGCTTTGGGAGCCACCCGAGGCAACGCGGTTCTTGATGCCTACGACGAAAATAATGTCGGTGCCGCGAGACTGACTTCGCGACCAGGACTACATTTCGAAGCAAAATTCGTGGTTAGCACTCTCGATGAAGAATTCTTTAGTCAAACCATCCGACTCTTAAAAGTTGATGTCGAGGGCATGGACTTGGAGGTTCTCGAGGGTGCGCAGGCCATCATCAACCGCGACCGCCCTATAATTACCTGCGAGGCTGCAACCGAAACCAGTCGAGGTCGTCTCCTAGATTGGGCTGCAGCTACTGGCTACACCTGGGTTGGAACATACTGTGCTACAGCGACCTTGATCTTAGCACCAAATGAAGTCGACCGCCGAAACGATATTGAGTTGATCCGTAGCGCCCAGGCCCGATCTTCATCTCTAAGGACCACAGATCTTGAGGCGCGGCTCCTACGCTCAAATCGATATACAGAACGGCTTCATCGCGAAGCTCTCGCACTCAACGATGAACTGACTCTAAAACTGGAGAGTCTTCACCAGCAGGTTGAAGGACTCGAAGCCCGAATGAAGGATGGAATTAGGCGTGATTAGCGGCCAAGCACCAGAACGAGACTACTCGCGATGGACTAACCAAAAACACTTGGTGTGGAGTAGCGCCGAGAACTTCTTCCGAGACTCTAAATTCGCCGACGGAATCCATACGCTCAAATTTGGTGATGGAGCAGAACTCGACATAATGCTGAGGGGTCTAAATTCCCAGTCTCAACTGGCCGTACCCGTGTTCTTCTCTGGGGCAGTACAAGACAGAGCACGAAAATCCGGACCATTCTTCTCAGGGGAAACGATTGCGCACGAACTTTCCATCCCTTTCATTTCCATAGCTGATCCCGGCTTGGAAATCGATGGCTCCACCCATATCGCCTGGTATGCAGGAAGTCTTGAGTTCGATGTGGTAACTGCTATTTCTAGTTTGCTTGAATCGATCGCAACACGTCTTGATCGGGAGCTTCTCCTAATCGGCGGATGCGCCGGAGGATTCGCTGCAATTCTTTTCGGCACTATCCTCGGTGATCGTGCGTCAGTACTGGCTTGGAATCCCCAAACAGACATCTTACGGTATGCTCCCTCGTTCGTGCAGCAGTACCTTGTCTCCGCCTTCGCCGAAAATTTTAGCACCGATAATTTCGATGCTGACTGGCGTGAAAAGGCTAAAATCTACCTAGACGGAATCGGCGTTGAAACGAGCTTAATGAACGCTGCACGAAATCAGCTCCCTCGTCGTATGTTTATAATCCAGAATGCATCCGATTGGCATGTACGGGAACATACGGCACCACTAATTAATCATTTCGGCATGGATTACTGGTCGCGCGGGCTACACACGAAAAACTCCAGTCACGCTATCTGGATCACAGACTTTGGCGAAGGTCACGCACCGCTTCCGTCGGCCGCTGTGGCCTCGGCTATAAAAGAGTTTCTCACACCTGCTGCCACAATCGATTCCGTGCAGACCAGTCTCATCAGGACCGGATTCAATGCCGGGGTGCAACCAGGGACGGAACCCCGCAGTCTGACTCATATAGCGGACCGCCTCATACAAGAAATGAAGCTTGTATGGAAGCACGACCGAGAATCCCAAAGTGTCGAAATTGAATTCGGAAGAATTCCACCACATTTTGGCGGCCTACGTTTTGGCTTCTTTACGGAACTCGATAGTGGTCAGCTACACCAGCTTCGCTGGTTTTCTTCGGTCAGTTCGTTTAAATTTTCCGGGAAGCAATCCACTCTCGGTAAAACTATCACTGTAAAAGTGCAGGACGGCTTCGGCCAAGCCATTGGTGCATTAAATATGGAAGTTCCTCCCAAAAAAAATCGAATTTTTATCTATGGCAGTTGCGTTTCTCGGGATCCATTCTCTTTTGAACATGACTTTGAATTAGTTGACTACGTGGCACGGTCCTCGCTTGGAAGCGCTTTTGCTTCTCCGCCGGACAGATATAGTTTGAACTCACCACCTGATTTGACCAAGATTGATAGTGCTTTCCAAAGAAGGATGGTGAAAATAGACGTGGAAAAGCGCCTCCATTCATTACTCCTCGATTCAAATTTCGATGTCCTTTTATTAGATCTTATTGACGAGCGTCTTCAACTTTTTCCTTTTTGCGGAACCTATTTAACTTACTCCGTAGAATTGCAACGTTCGGGCGTGTCTTCTCTAAGAGCTGGACTGATTCCACCGGGATCCTCTGAGTTTTTTAAACTTTGGGAAACGGGCCTTGAGAAACTCATACACGCTTGCTCACCTACACGAATCATCGTTAACAAAACATATTGGGCTACTCATATGGTTGATGGAAGTCCTTTGCCACAGCAGGACAACATCGCGAGAAATAACGATATTCTGGACGCACTGTACGCCCGGCTTGCTTCTCTCGATGGAATTCGATTTATAGAATATCCAACCAAATCCCTGGTTGCAGATTCGGACCATAAGTGGGGGGTGGCTCCTTACCATTATGTTCCAGGAGCTGGCGAGCACCTCCTCGCCTCGCTTGAAATGATATTAAGACAACCATGAGACGCTATCCAGTGTTCGCGTAAACACAATAGTGTATTGACTGCTGACCAGACATATTCCCACTCCTAAAGGCTAGCCCAGATTTTGCATGATGATCTGGGTGTTGGGCCGGTAGCGGCTTGACTCGCTGTCGGTCTGGTTTCAGGGCTCTCCGTGGTTCGTGGTGAAATCTGGTTTCGTGTCCTTGAACAAAGGTGGCTCGTAGCCCTGTTGTGATGGATGTTCTGACGCATTCATCGATGACAGGACTACGAGCCTTGAACGCGCTTACTTTGCCGCACCCTGATGCTGCCACCACGATCTTCAACCTCAAGGATTACCGGGTTCTTGAGACTCAGATCCTTGATTATGGGCAACGCCGCGTTCATGTTGAAAGTACCGTCGAGTCAGGCTGCCCCGGGTGCGGGGTGATCGGTACTCGGTGCCATTCCAGACGCTGGCAGCGAGTCCGGGACATCCCCATCGCTGGCCCGGTCGAGGTACTCTGGCGCAAGCGCCGCTACTTTTGCGATGAGTCAGTGTGCGAGCGAAAGACCTTTTCTGAGGCCACTGCCCAGGTTCCAGCCAGGGCTCGCTCTACCCGCCGGCTCCATGGCGCACTCGTTGATGCGGTGGTCTCTTCCGGGCGGGCAGCGACAGAAACAGCCATCGCCCATGGCGTCTCATGGTGGCTTGTGCAAAAAGCCTTGACCATGGCGGCAACGAAACTACCCAACGTTGATCTCCTCCGACCACGAATGCTCGGGATCGATGAACACCGCTTCCGGTCCGTGCGCTTCTTCAAAAACACCGAGACCAATACGTGGCAGCGGATCGAACCGTGGATGACAACGATCGTTGACCTAGATACCGGGCAGATCCTGGGTGTTGTTGACGGCAGGGACCACACCGGAGTCGGAGCATGGCTGATCAAGCGCCCCCTGGAGTGGCGGCTCGGCGTTCAAGTTGTAGCTATCGATCCCTCAGCAGCATTCCGCAAAGCCTTGCGGATGTGGCTGCCCCGCACCGCCGTCTCCGTTGATCACTTCCACCTCATCCAACTAACAAATCAGGCACTGACAGAGGTACGCCAACACCTTTCTCACAGGCGCGGGGGCGTCGTGGCCGGGCCGTGGATCCGGCCTGGGCACACCGGATGTTGCTCCTGCGGGGCGCTGATTCACTGTCGGAAGCAGCCAAGGCAAGGCTGGAGAAAGTCTTCGCAACGGATGACCCCACCGGGAAACTCAAGGCAGCCTGGGACGTGAAAGAACAAGTACGAACACTGCTGCGCACCGGCTCGTTGGAAGACGCCGAACTAGCCAAGGAAGACCTCGAGCGGCTGGTGAAGGAATCCGACCAACCTGAGACGACCAGGCTGTGGCGGACGCTTTGCCGGTGGTGGACAGAGATTGAAGTCCTCATCGTCACCGGCGCCACCACAGGGAAAGTAGAAGCAAACAACACCAGCATCAAACACATCAAAAGGACAGGCCGCGGCTTCGTCAATAGCACCAACTACACAACACGCATTATGCTCAGAAGCGCCGCCAGAACAGCGGTGAACTTTCCATTGCAATAAGGGAATTCACCACGAAACGCGGAGAGCCGGTTTCAGGGCTCTTCGTGGTTCGTGGGGATTTGGATTCCCGGGGTAAGTATTATGCCGTCGTCCGTGCGGCACTTCTCAAGAGAATAACTGACGTGTAGTTGTTTGGGTTGCGGTAGCCGCGGGCGGTGCGTTTGATGTGTTTGATGGCTGTGTTGTTTGCTTCGACTTATCCGGTGGTGGCGCCAGTGACGATGAGGACCTCGGTTTCGTTCCACCACCGGCAAATGGTTCGCCAGAGCCTGGTCGTCTCCGGTTGCTTCGATGCTTGAACGAGCGTCTCGAGATGCTTCTTTGCTAGCTCGGCGTCCTCCAGTGAACCGGTGCGCAGTAAGACCCTGAGTTGTTCTTTCACTTCCCACGCGGCTTTGAGTTTCCCGGTCGGATCGTCCTTGGCGAAGAGGTTCTCCAACCTGGCACGGGCATTCTCTGAGAGGGTGTCGCCGGCGCGTAGGAGCAGCATGCGGTGCGCCCAGGCCGGATCAACTGCCCGTCCTCGCCGGCCATGAACCTGATGGGAGAGCTGCTGTCGGACCTCGGTCATGGCTTGGTTCGCTAGGGAGACAAGGTGGAAGTGATCCACCGCTAACGCGGTTCGGGGCAGCCACATCCGCAGCGCTTTTCTAAAGGCTACTGACGGGTCAATGGCTACAACGTGCACTCCCAGACGCCATTCCAAGGGACGTTGAATCAACCACGCACCAACGCCCACATGATCACGGCCATCGACAACGCCAAGGACTTGCCCGGTATCGAGGTCAACGAGCGGTGTGATCGATGCGATCGAAACACGCCTTGATGTCTGCCTCGAGCACCGTCTCATACCCATGAGATGTGTAATGGTGAATGTCTGCGATAGCATCCTGTGCCCGCCGATTCGGTCTGAACCCATACGAAGACGGTTGGAAATCCGCTTCGAATATCGGTTCCAGCACCAGCTTCAACGACGCCTGCACCACCCTGTCAGCCAATGTCGGAATGCCCAGTTGCCTGATCTTCCCACTAACCTTAGGGATCTCCACCCGCCGCACTGGTTGCGGCCGAAACGAATCCGTCCTCAACAGGCCGCGGATGTGATCAATGAATTCCTCTGCCCCCACCCAGAAACTGATGGTTTCTTTCGTTACCTGATCAATCCCGGGCGTCTGTGCACCACGATTACTGGCCACGCGTTCCCACGCAACCAGAAGAAAATCGGGGTCACAGACAAGGTTGAACAGATCATTGAACTTCTTACCGGGATCACTCCCGGCCCACCGATGTAGCTTTACCTGCATCCGTTGTACTTTCACCCGCGCCACATCACTGCGAGCACGAGGGTCCTCACCGACATTCACCAGTGAACCTCCAACCCTTTACACGATTCCACTCCCTGACACACTGCCGCCCTTGGCCATGTGACCGGCTTTCCCGGCCTCGGACTACTACGGCGGCTCCGCCCCAGAAACGCCCTTCAACAGGCAAAGTGTCTATCCGCCCCACCAAAACACAGCGGCACGGAACGAGACGCTTCCGGTTCCCACGTTCACTTGCATTCGATCAGCGAGTTAGGCACCCGGCTATACCCCTGCGGCATCATCACGGCTACGCCGTAGACCTTCACCATGATTTCCTGGCCCCAACGAGACAAACCGGACCAAAAGTTCCCCGCCACCCCACTACCTGCGGAAGAGAACGGGTACGCACCGCACCCCTGCCCAAATTTCCTTGATTTAGAGCAGGCACTGATTGAAGAGGTTTAACAACACCGGTTCCTTACGTATACCTTCCCGCCTCGCTCACCAGACCCAGCCCGTCATGGAATCCCGGACCGTTCCGACTTTGTCACGGCTGCTCCCACCTCACCCATCAATCCATGGGCCCGGCTGCCGTCAGCTTCAACCAGCACCTACGAGTGCCAGCAGACCGAGGTCTCACACCTCCATTCGAACAACAAGCGCCTCGTGGCGCACGTCCCACATCAGTAGTACACCTCAGTTGAGATGACACGGTAGTCAGGCAGATTGAAAAGAGTGGTGGCAGCGT
This genomic window from Arthrobacter sp. TMP15 contains:
- a CDS encoding transposase; this encodes MTGLRALNALTLPHPDAATTIFNLKDYRVLETQILDYGQRRVHVESTVESGCPGCGVIGTRCHSRRWQRVRDIPIAGPVEVLWRKRRYFCDESVCERKTFSEATAQVPARARSTRRLHGALVDAVVSSGRAATETAIAHGVSWWLVQKALTMAATKLPNVDLLRPRMLGIDEHRFRSVRFFKNTETNTWQRIEPWMTTIVDLDTGQILGVVDGRDHTGVGAWLIKRPLEWRLGVQVVAIDPSAAFRKALRMWLPRTAVSVDHFHLIQLTNQALTEVRQHLSHRRGGVVAGPWIRPGHTGCCSCGALIHCRKQPRQGWRKSSQRMTPPGNSRQPGT
- a CDS encoding transposase; the encoded protein is MLLLRGADSLSEAAKARLEKVFATDDPTGKLKAAWDVKEQVRTLLRTGSLEDAELAKEDLERLVKESDQPETTRLWRTLCRWWTEIEVLIVTGATTGKVEANNTSIKHIKRTGRGFVNSTNYTTRIMLRSAARTAVNFPLQ
- a CDS encoding reverse transcriptase domain-containing protein produces the protein MNVGEDPRARSDVARVKVQRMQVKLHRWAGSDPGKKFNDLFNLVCDPDFLLVAWERVASNRGAQTPGIDQVTKETISFWVGAEEFIDHIRGLLRTDSFRPQPVRRVEIPKVSGKIRQLGIPTLADRVVQASLKLVLEPIFEADFQPSSYGFRPNRRAQDAIADIHHYTSHGYETVLEADIKACFDRIDHTAR